The DNA segment GTCATTGCTATGGGTAAGCATCCCGCTGTTGATTCCCGACTTACGGCTCGTCCGAGGGTGGTCCTGACCTTCCTTCTGCAGGGCCAGCACTACGCAATGGCATTGGCGGATCGCGTACGCGACGCAGGTCGGGCCCTGGGCATCTTGTGCGACCGAAATGTCGAGCTGCGCAGGCAGGTCGAGGAGGTTCGCGCGGGGGCGGCTCCGGAGGCGGTTGCGGCGGCCGAGCAGCGCTCTTCGGAGCTGGAGGCAGAGGTGATGCGCCTCCGGACTAAGGCAGGGGCGACCGACCAACGCATGTCGGCGCTGGAGGTTGAGGTCCTTCGCTTGGAGTCCGAGGCGAAGGcggctgaggaggagaaagacGGTCTCCAAGGGCTCCTAAGGGGGGCGCAGACCGAGGCTCGCCTGGTCCGAGGCGAGGTGGCCACCCTGACCCAGAGATTGGAGGGGGCCCTGGCCGAGGCGAAGGGGGCCTCGGAAGCTCTGGTGGTCGAGCGAGAGCGGCAGCCAGAAAAAGACAAAGAAATAATTGAAGCCTATAAGCAATCTTCGGGCTTCCAGCTCGAGCTGGTTCATTCAGGGCAGGTCACCtacgagtacgggtaccggaTTGCCCTGGGCCGGTTCCAGACGCTCCATCCCGGGTTGGAAGTCGAAGTGGATCCATTTGCCTCTCATCCCGAGGTTTTAGATGTAGATATGCCGGATGAAGTTCCTTTCGACGATAGCGTCGGGGCTCCGAtggttaggatagagtttttggGGCCGGCTCGGTTGAGCTGGGTTGAGTCCTGTAATCTCTTTTGTAATCCTCGAGTCCTGTTGTAGCCGAGTCTTGTAATTCCATGTTTCTGAAATAAAGAAGACTTTTTTTCTCCAGTATGTCGTTCAGCTTCAAAAAGCGCAAAGCTCCCTACTCGGAAGAGACTCTTTTTTAGCCGAACAATTCCCCTTAGGCAAAGTCTTCTTCAGACAAAAAACCTTttaaggttctggacgttccatgttctcggcAGGGAGGAACCGTCCATTGTCGCGAGCCTGTAAGTACCCGGTCGGACTACCtcgacgacccgataaggtccttcccatttgggaGCCAACTTTCCCTTCGCTCGGGTCAGGTCATTCACCTCGGTCTTGCGTAAGACCAGGTCGCTCAACTTGATCGGTCGGGGTCGTATCTtcctgttgtagacccttgcgacggccTTCTTGTAAGAGAGGGCTTTCAAGTGGGCCTCGGCGCGTCGCTCTTCGAGCATGTCGAGGTTGGCTCGAAGTCCCTCGTCTGAGGCCCTCTCATCGAAGTCTTCTGTCCGAAGGGTGGCGATGGCTACCTCGGGTGGCAGGACAGCTTCAGTTCCGAACGTCAGGCTGTACGGGGACTCACTAGTCGCAGTCTTGGGAGTAGTGCGTAGTGCCCATAGGACGCTAGGGAGCTCATCCGTCCAGGACGATCGGGccgcggacactcttcttttgagcccgtccAAGATGGACCGATTGGTCACCTCCGccagcccgttcgtctgagggtgggccaccgagctgaaccttagctggatgCCATGACCGGCATAGAACTCTCGGAACCTTCTGCCAgcgaactgaggtccgttatCCGTGATAATGGCTTTGGGCAACCCGAACCAGGTTACTAGGTTTCTCCACATGAACCTCTCCATTTGTTGTTTCGTGATTATCGCCAACGACTCGGCCTCGATCCACTTTGTGAAATAGTCCACTCCTGCGATGATGTACCTCCGCTGCCCCGAAGCCGGTGGGAAAGGTCCAagcaggtccaaaccccactgcgcgaACGGCCATGCGCAATCGATGGGGCTGAGCGGTACCGCTGGCTGCCGGGGTGCGCAGGCGTGTTCCTGGCACGAGCCGCACCGTTGCACATAAGCTTTCGTGTCCCGGCgcattgacacggacttagctggttttgcctaagtcgtgcggcaccctaacgcgtccgtccgcaaaggtcagcctccccgaagcctcccattgtcccttaggaccaacaaaagagagaacgggttaaagagaacgcctcaatcgggatccacaagcaaacatgtccgaaaaatacttcatagacaatgcaaattacaaacagactttacaagctctgaacagtggcacaacaaagggtaaaatggtccattacagaccaaaaagctctcgtacgtgtccacatgacacaacctttatttacaagcctaaagaggccaccaacccaactaaaatgggacttataagccttcggctgctcctctacacgctgtacaaggcatgaacatgccaacagacaatggacagacataagcattacatccaatatcttgtttagaagtttgtccgttacattctcccccacttatcccttcgacgtcctcgttgaagcctttgtgaacactgcaactcttcgcctttgctgagtcttcaatcttccgctctagctgtaatgcgcctcctggcttccAACTGCTCTCcattgttgtttttgagtagtcgaacctttgatccgccatgctgcttcaactcaccaatgactctaactctggtgtggggttggctgagttgtgttgatccttgttgattcctgcggatctcccagatgaaggaaaataccatccttattgcgctagtctctcaaaattccacatgctgcttgaactgggtggatgcttgttggagttttaacgagcatcgtctcgcaaacttctgaagttttgggtccttcctccacaaaatctgctcattgactctcctttcggttagttgtcacatccaagtaggttcacatcacttctgctttcgattggcatttcgttgggaaatgaagcggacaatctactcttagtagcactgatcaccgttggtgaggatttgacaactattgtcttccattatcttcgaagggtctttgaacttgtgcagagctcctctgctggatagatgagagaattggggtactcggtttcgcccattctcttaagggttgagaaggcaacggttacttgacttcgcccgcctcctcgaggttgtacttcatgcatcaagctagttactggccttcgcctgctctttgctcacacttctgaagcacttgaagtgtttgcactccttgcgttgagttagttactgtgattcaccttctcaatgccattgaacttctggaatgcaggaagttttcaccccaacttggagtaattctttgatagatgaggtcgcctttgggattgtaccgtcttctccatcaaccctgccgcctactccactgagtagcaaaggtacagcaccgcgtactgcctgcttcgttccttggtcgtggactcttgcatgacccgaagtccttcacttacggctatcttgatgagaaacttgttgacaccggtcttacgaagtttcttggcctttgcccttcagccttgtctcggtacttggagattgcctctgcatgctccacctcctcggcccctttcacgaccaagcgctctccctccatgagagcaagggatcaatgactttcaggaagtcccgcctctgtggtaccatggccctactatccatctgctcgcatctgtatcccttttcttcacgatcagtagatatgtctccgtggcactcctctgagtccacctccattctgactgatgcttgattttgggtagttaagtccctttggactcgtcatcgcttcctcgcccctttcgacctcctgcttcaacacctctgtgttctccaagcagtctgtttggtcgatggaaagacagactgcaactcccatgcatggcctctaccatcacattgtagggtttgcaccgattctgttctccttaccttccttgatagcaacgttcgcttactcgaccttgtcccctgacttgtcgggctcccttaagcgaatatgagctctggagtagtccaactctctagctgcttcgatcatacctctgcatgatcaagttcctcccatggaaatcactggtacttgcattcgaacttttcccttggtggaacccagcccccatatgctgatgaccaaggctttcatccgaagcaaaattcgatgcacgcacggaagacccgcctctacggtaccatggccttcactccttgaatccacagcccttcttgccgtcatgttgttcaccgaagtggagctcctagtagctcccgatcatacctccatatgatctcatccctcacgggactcagtcgtgtgtatcgcattgccacgaattgttccaccatgatccgctgcaccatgtcgcctcctggtgacatcttcattgcattctgatccttgtggaataaactcgaattgtgtaccctccatgtgtggcctctgccaatacatcgcagggtctcctccaccttcgattttgttcgctcctttggcaatcgaccttcatccacctactcttgggtcacacctagatgaagcactgctctaggacagtccgtcgcctagtagctcccgaagtccaccaatttcactataatttgtgcaccattgtctggatcctgggcctctacccctaccagcacaatcttcactgcgcaccgcttccttcatagtaactcgaatggcaacactatggcatattcttcaagagtatccgcctctgcgtcctcttgccccatgctaaggccttctgaacccaacttcgcctccgcaaattgagtcgccttagttcctccatcaaatgcttctccgagataaggtgcatgtgccccgaagctccctttatctttagcaccatgcacgatgagtccgctccatcagaatgaaggacccatggagcaACATGAtcatactcttgcctctgcaagagttcatgtccttgacctctgtctaagaaaagcactatgcctctgctccatgttccaacttctatgctggctcccttcatgcggcttgggtatttcgccaagttacacccaagttgctccgctcctcgtttttgcattgagtcgatggtggctctcgcacccaccatttcacgggtcagccctcccttaagtccgatctctacatcgactccaagtgtaccttcataagttgctttaagtcgctcccccacttgatctcgcaatgcatccaccaatgcattctctcaagcgagatcatgcgacgactcctcgccgcttgctcagtccatcgagcttcgtggagttcttgtttgttgaggtactcctcctcaacatgtgaggtccgtctcacatgattctccctctggagagccgggacttatccctcctagataactgtcccattggagcaatatctctcttcgtttcggagaccaccatcccctggactactccaatctgctgaacagactatgcattgttctgcctcctacaaacgcacttgctagattgcacctccccgtcaatacagcccctgctgcgcccctcaaggcctagcaacatgctgaactcgttacacacttcagcctcctacggacgtatccttcacatgccgaagagaaagtttcaatgctccatggcgccgagtctcggtcgccttgggatggccacaaacattccgtcgtccgcatacaagcccatgcatgagtaccaaattcttcgaattagcaattcccctcacctctgtgagctttgcataactcttttggtcgttgagcaactcattccaccttgcatggtctcattcttgtcaagcgcctcgcttacctagagcaccatcaagtatagttgtcaacgttgagccgtagctcaaactcaaccatcccaacctttgtgcgctccgcattcttccaagcttgcctgttctcgtggtgcctcttgcacgaagggttggccattcctctgaatgccaatgttagatacccgctcctctgagcgactcttttccctacatctccatgcccgttttccctcaaacgatcgcgcgttgctgactgccctcaacgcagccccgttaggtcccccacgtttgcatgtcaagtgtttctatgagtgcttgtcccgctctgataccatatgacacggacttagttggttttgcctaagtcgtgcggcacccttgcgcgtccgtccgcaaaggtcagcctccccgaagcctcccattgtcccttaggaccaacaaaagagagaacgggttaaagagaacgcctcaatcgggatccacaagcaaacatgtctgaaaaacacttcatagacaatgcaaattacaaacagactttacaagctctgaatagtggcacaacaaagggtaaaatggtccattatagaccgaaaagctctcgtacgtgtccacatgacacaacctttatttacaagcctaaagaggccaccaacccaactaaaatgggacttataagccttcggctacccctctacacgctgtacaaggcatgaacatgccaacagacaacggacagacataagcattacatccaacatcttgtttagaagtttgtccgttacagcatGGTCGaccagtagtaaccttggcggAGTATTTTATGTGCCAAGGTTCGCCCGTCGATGTGTTCTCCCAGACTCCTTCGTGGATCTCGGCCAAGACCGTCTgggcttcgtcaagctccaagcatCGTAGAAGGGGGTAGGTGAAGGACCGCCTATAAAGCTGCCCACTCTCCTCGGTGTACCATGCGTGTGTACGACGTAGGCGCCGGGTCGCAACTTCATCGTGGGGAAGGGTCCCATCTCGCTTGAAGCGTAGCAGCTCTTGTACCCATGTGATCGGCGCGTTGCCTGGGGCCATAGTCGCTACTTCGACGGCGCGGGCGGGGAGCTCCTCGATCTCCGGCCATGCTTCGGGGGTTGGTtttgacgccagcttagctagcacgtcggctcgctcgttttcccccctcggaacattagataatgtaaaataAGGGAACTTGGTACTTAGGTCCTTTACTCgtgccaggtatttcgccatggttgggTCCCTAGCTTCGTATCCCCCGCGGAGCTGCTCGGCCacgagctgcgagtcggtgaggacgtgtatagcggccacctgcatctcgagggccagccttagtcctgctaggagcgcctcgtactcCGCTTCATTGTTAGTGGCCTTAAACCCAAAacggagggagcgctcgaacgagcgCCCGTCGGGGGCGAGAAGAACCAAACCCGTGTCGGTGCCTCTTGAGCTGGCCGAGTCGTCCACGTATAGGGTCCAAGCCTCGGGGGTTTGCTCGAGATCTCTGTCCTCTATCTGAGTTagctccgcgatgaagtcggctactgcttgggccttgatggcggtcctgggcacgtatcttatatcatgttcgtcgagctccaccgcccatttgaagagccgccctgcaacatcaaattttgttAGGACCTGCCAaagaggttggtcggtgatgatCTCCACTAGgtgtgcctggaagtaggggcgcaacttccgagccgagagcaccagggcgagtgcgagtttttctatcggcgggtaacgctCCTCGGGTCCGCTCaagacgtggctgacgtagtagatcgggagcTGCTGGCCGGAGCTTTCCCTGGTCAGGACGAAACTGACTGCATGCGGGGAGGCCGCTAAATAGAGGCCCAGCTTTTCCCCGGGAGAGATAGAGGCAAGGCGGGGGAGGTCGGCCAGGTGCTG comes from the Musa acuminata AAA Group cultivar baxijiao chromosome BXJ2-8, Cavendish_Baxijiao_AAA, whole genome shotgun sequence genome and includes:
- the LOC135620371 gene encoding uncharacterized protein LOC135620371; this translates as MKQHLADLPRLASISPGEKLGLYLAASPHAVSFVLTRESSGQQLPIYYVSHVLSGPEERYPPIEKLALALVLSARKLRPYFQAHLVEIITDQPLWQVLTKFDVAGRLFKWAVELDEHDIRYVPRTAIKAQAVADFIAELTQIEDRDLEQTPEAWTLYVDDSASSRGTDTGLVLLAPDGRSFERSLRFGFKATNNEAEYEALLAGLRLALEMQVAAIHVLTDSQLVAEQLRGGYEARDPTMAKYLARVKDLSTKFPYFTLSNVPRGENERADVLAKLASKPTPEAWPEIEELPARAVEVATMAPGNAPITWVQELLRFKRDGTLPHDEVATRRLRRTHAWYTEESGQLYRRSFTYPLLRCLELDEAQTVLAEIHEGVWENTSTGEPWHIKYSAKEHACAPRQPAVPLSPIDCAWPFAQWGLDLLGPFPPASGQRRYIIAGVDYFTKWIEAESLAIITKQQMERFMWRNLVTWFGLPKAIITDNGPQFAGRRFREFYAGHGIQLRFSSVAHPQTNGLAEVTNRSILDGLKRRVSAARSSWTDELPSVLWALRTTPKTATSESPYSLTFGTEAVLPPEVAIATLRTEDFDERASDEGLRANLDMLEERRAEAHLKALSYKKAVARVYNRKIRPRPIKLSDLVLRKTEVNDLTRAKGKLAPKWEGPYRVVEVVRPGTYRLATMDGSSLPRTWNVQNLKRFFV